In one window of Hymenobacter nivis DNA:
- a CDS encoding GldL-related protein, with protein sequence MKRQLDTVEKIAWPAALLGLAAKWALVPAGNYLLLLGLGTLGVVYFLQSYWPAAFAAGGEPLDSSAPAPFLDDYLRKVTSISAAVMVIGILFKLMNWSNGNTMLVVGVATMALVVVIAAFRRRLNRFAVAIAALGGLALYVPSETLIRQFHRDDPGLVEKLVYQLHHPRDRAAAADVQQYLQQKRSPR encoded by the coding sequence TTGAAAAGACAACTAGACACCGTTGAGAAAATCGCCTGGCCTGCGGCCCTCCTAGGCCTGGCGGCTAAGTGGGCCTTGGTGCCCGCCGGCAACTACTTGCTGCTGCTGGGGCTGGGAACCCTGGGCGTGGTGTATTTTCTGCAGTCGTACTGGCCAGCCGCGTTCGCGGCGGGCGGGGAGCCACTCGACTCCTCCGCGCCCGCGCCGTTTCTGGACGACTACCTGCGCAAGGTCACGAGCATCAGCGCCGCGGTTATGGTCATCGGCATCTTGTTCAAGCTGATGAACTGGAGCAACGGCAACACCATGCTCGTGGTGGGCGTGGCCACAATGGCGTTGGTGGTGGTGATAGCAGCATTTAGGCGACGCTTAAACCGGTTCGCCGTGGCCATTGCGGCGCTGGGTGGCTTAGCGCTGTACGTACCTTCCGAAACCCTGATTCGGCAGTTTCACCGCGACGACCCAGGGCTCGTGGAAAAGCTGGTGTACCAGCTCCACCACCCGCGCGACCGCGCCGCGGCGGCCGACGTGCAGCAGTATTTGCAACAGAAACGGAGCCCCAGGTAG